Proteins encoded in a region of the Anopheles aquasalis chromosome 2, idAnoAquaMG_Q_19, whole genome shotgun sequence genome:
- the LOC126570278 gene encoding ankyrin repeat domain-containing protein 13C isoform X1 — MTATSVYPLHECVFNGDTRKLSLLLRTHEIAEKDKHGNTPLHLAVMLGRKECTFLLLAHGAPVKVKNSQGWSPLAEAISYGDRQIISSLLRKLKQQAREQMDQRRPNLVKALNQMGDFYMELKWDFHSWVPLISRILPSDVCKIHKSGCSIRLDTTLVDFSDMRWERGDISFIFRGENAPKDSLTALDNECRCYQHVRHEETELEIEDEVDILMSSDILAAQMSTKGISFTKAQSGWIFREDRRETVAGVYDSDLYTINGLTLEQRKRREHLSRDDLQKNKALMESLTKGGQAQNTEQNGGEIFRRASLQPPPTTSITWEEYIAADTGQYPNLGRELVYKESSKHFKATVAMSKDFPLSIDMLLNVLEVIAPFKHFSKLREFVTLKLPSGFPVKIDIPILPTVSAKITFQKFEFRDDISPDLFTIPEDYKEDAMRFLIYFIDFLIYDLSISSD; from the exons ATGACGGCAACCTCCGTGTATCCGCTGCATGAGTGCGTTTTCAACGGTGATACCCGTAAAttatcgctgctgcttcggacACACGAAATCGCAGAAAAAGATAAGCATG GCAACACGCCGCTGCATTTGGCTGTTATGCTGGGAAGGAAAG AATGTACCTTTCTATTGTTGGCTCACGGCGCACCGGTTAAAGTGAAAAACTCACAAGGATGGTCTCCGCTGGCCGAAGCTATCTCCTACGGAGATCGACAAATAA TCAGCTCGTTGTTGCGCAAACTGAAACAACAGGCGCGCGAACAGATGGACCAGCGACGACCCAATCTCGTCAAAGCCCTCAACCAGATGGGTGATTTCTATATGGAGCTCAAATGGGATTTCCATTCCTGGGTTCCGCTCATCTCGCGCATTCTTCCTTCGGATGTGTGTAAAATCCATAAATCGGGCTGCTCGATCCGGCTCGACACGACGCTGGTCGATTTTTCCGACATGCGCTGGGAGCGTGGCGATATATCGTTTATTTTCCGTGGAGAAAATGCCCCGAAAGATTCGTTAACGGCACTGGATAATGAGTGCCGCTGCTATCAACACGTGCGCCACGAAGAGACAGAGTTGGAGATTGAAGACGAGGTGGACATCCTCATGTCCAGCGACATTCTTGCTGCACAGATGTCTACAAAAGGTATTAGCTTCACAAAGGCACAGTCTGGTTGGATCTTTCGCGAGGATCGGCGTGAAACGGTTGCCGGAGTGTACGACAGTGATCTTTACACGATTAACGGGCTTACGCTCGAGCAGCGCAAACGCCGCGAGCACTTGTCGCGAGATGATTTGCAGAAAAACAAAGCACTCATGGAATCGCTAACGAAAGGAGGCCAGGCGCAGAATACCGAACAAAATGGTGGAGAGATCTTTAGGCGAGCTTCTCTGCAACCACctccaaccaccagcatcacctggGAGGAATACATTGCAGCCGACACCGGCCAGTACCCGAACCTGGGCCGTGAACTAGTGTATAAGGAGTCGAGTAAGCATTTTAAGGCAACCGTAGCTATG AGCAAAGACTTTCCCTTGAGCATCGATATGCTGCTGAACGTGCTGGAGGTGATAGCACCGTTCAAACATTTCAGCAAGTTGCGCGAGTTCGTTACCTTAAAGCTGCCAAGCGGATTTCCGGTCAAAATCGATATCCCCATTCTGCCTACTGTTTCGGCCAAGATTACGTTTCAGAAGTTCGAGTTCCGAGATGACATCTCACCCGATCTGTTCACGATCCCTGAGGACTATAAGGAGGATGCGATGAG ATTTCTCATC
- the LOC126570278 gene encoding ankyrin repeat domain-containing protein 13C isoform X2: protein MTATSVYPLHECVFNGDTRKLSLLLRTHEIAEKDKHGNTPLHLAVMLGRKECTFLLLAHGAPVKVKNSQGWSPLAEAISYGDRQIISSLLRKLKQQAREQMDQRRPNLVKALNQMGDFYMELKWDFHSWVPLISRILPSDVCKIHKSGCSIRLDTTLVDFSDMRWERGDISFIFRGENAPKDSLTALDNECRCYQHVRHEETELEIEDEVDILMSSDILAAQMSTKGISFTKAQSGWIFREDRRETVAGVYDSDLYTINGLTLEQRKRREHLSRDDLQKNKALMESLTKGGQAQNTEQNGGEIFRRASLQPPPTTSITWEEYIAADTGQYPNLGRELVYKESSKHFKATVAMSKDFPLSIDMLLNVLEVIAPFKHFSKLREFVTLKLPSGFPVKIDIPILPTVSAKITFQKFEFRDDISPDLFTIPEDYKEDAMRFPDL, encoded by the exons ATGACGGCAACCTCCGTGTATCCGCTGCATGAGTGCGTTTTCAACGGTGATACCCGTAAAttatcgctgctgcttcggacACACGAAATCGCAGAAAAAGATAAGCATG GCAACACGCCGCTGCATTTGGCTGTTATGCTGGGAAGGAAAG AATGTACCTTTCTATTGTTGGCTCACGGCGCACCGGTTAAAGTGAAAAACTCACAAGGATGGTCTCCGCTGGCCGAAGCTATCTCCTACGGAGATCGACAAATAA TCAGCTCGTTGTTGCGCAAACTGAAACAACAGGCGCGCGAACAGATGGACCAGCGACGACCCAATCTCGTCAAAGCCCTCAACCAGATGGGTGATTTCTATATGGAGCTCAAATGGGATTTCCATTCCTGGGTTCCGCTCATCTCGCGCATTCTTCCTTCGGATGTGTGTAAAATCCATAAATCGGGCTGCTCGATCCGGCTCGACACGACGCTGGTCGATTTTTCCGACATGCGCTGGGAGCGTGGCGATATATCGTTTATTTTCCGTGGAGAAAATGCCCCGAAAGATTCGTTAACGGCACTGGATAATGAGTGCCGCTGCTATCAACACGTGCGCCACGAAGAGACAGAGTTGGAGATTGAAGACGAGGTGGACATCCTCATGTCCAGCGACATTCTTGCTGCACAGATGTCTACAAAAGGTATTAGCTTCACAAAGGCACAGTCTGGTTGGATCTTTCGCGAGGATCGGCGTGAAACGGTTGCCGGAGTGTACGACAGTGATCTTTACACGATTAACGGGCTTACGCTCGAGCAGCGCAAACGCCGCGAGCACTTGTCGCGAGATGATTTGCAGAAAAACAAAGCACTCATGGAATCGCTAACGAAAGGAGGCCAGGCGCAGAATACCGAACAAAATGGTGGAGAGATCTTTAGGCGAGCTTCTCTGCAACCACctccaaccaccagcatcacctggGAGGAATACATTGCAGCCGACACCGGCCAGTACCCGAACCTGGGCCGTGAACTAGTGTATAAGGAGTCGAGTAAGCATTTTAAGGCAACCGTAGCTATG AGCAAAGACTTTCCCTTGAGCATCGATATGCTGCTGAACGTGCTGGAGGTGATAGCACCGTTCAAACATTTCAGCAAGTTGCGCGAGTTCGTTACCTTAAAGCTGCCAAGCGGATTTCCGGTCAAAATCGATATCCCCATTCTGCCTACTGTTTCGGCCAAGATTACGTTTCAGAAGTTCGAGTTCCGAGATGACATCTCACCCGATCTGTTCACGATCCCTGAGGACTATAAGGAGGATGCGATGAG